The Cannabis sativa cultivar Pink pepper isolate KNU-18-1 chromosome 8, ASM2916894v1, whole genome shotgun sequence genomic interval AACCCTTGTGGCAGTAGTATGTGTATGAGTAAACCATCCAAATAATATGCCTCTTTCCCATTTGCACGATTAGTAGTGGTTTTGCTCTCAAAAATGTTTTGAGTCTTGGTACTTGGACATGAGTGTTTAGTTTTGTAACTATCTCTAAATATATGCCATTTAATTCTCATATTCTTGTTTGCCCTTCTGAACTGTTGGAACTAGAAATCTCTGTAGAGGTGTAGGAAGCTTCAACTCTAGTAATGGGGGTTGAATTTGATACTAAGCTCTGTGAGCTGTAAGAGCCAGTGAAGCTGGTTGGGTTTAAAGCAGTGGCGTTTAGAAATGGGGGTTGGTTTGGAGCTGGTATTTCCTTTTCCTTGTTGGTCAGCATTGAAACTACTTCAGTCATTGATGGTCTAAAAGAAGCTGAAGCCTGGGTGCAAAGAAGCCCAATTTGAAGAACTTTGGCTACTTCTTTTGCTGGAATCTCACCTTTCGTGCTTGGGTCAACAGCTTCGGCTAACTTATCTGACTTATACAGCTTCCAAACCTGTAAaaagtcaaaaaaataaaaaaaaaacaagaaaacaatCTCACTAAGATGCTTAAGAGTCAAATCTCAAAAGAACCCATTTTGATAAACCAAGTAAAGATGCTTACTGTTTGTAAAAGGGAGCCTGAATCTTGTGTGAAAGCACAGTTTCTTCTACCGcaaacaatttcaagaaccAACACTCCATAGCTATAAACATCTGCTTTTTCTGTGAGTTGTCCTCTAACAAGATATTCTGGAGCCATGTATCCTCTGTTTCACATTATGGTATTCAAGCATTAATCATTCGGCTGAACCCAAAAAAAAAGTACTTAATGGGAAATGGTAGGTCGGCAAAGAGAAAAAGTAGGTGCAATAATAATTATGGGCAGGCAaagaaatgtttattttaaacaGGCCACCAAACTTTTTTAGGTACCTGTAAAATCTTAAAGAGAACAGTATCAAGGGCACAGAAAGAAAGGTCCCAAtgaaaaaggaaaattttaaCTCACAGTGTTCCAGCAATCCCAGTGCTGAGATGAGTCTTGTCAGCACCAAAGCAACGAACAAGTCCAAAGTCTGCAACTTTTGGAGTCAGATTCTCATCAAGAAGAACATTACTGCTTTTAATGTCCCTATGGATTATTCTTAAATTAGAACCTCCATGAAGATAGGCAAGCCCCTCTGCTGTTCCTACAATGATGTTAAACTTCTGCTTCCAATTGAGAATCTGAACCTTGTTCTTCTCTGCATTTCAcaattcaaataataataatattaggacCATTTGTTTTGTATTGTAATCACTAAAGTTGAGAACTAATATAGAGAAAGAAAAATTACCGAAGAGAAAGTGGTCCAGACTCCTATTGGGTACATACTCGTACACCAGCAAACTCTCAGGGCCTTCAATGCTACAACCAAGAAGTTTAACAAGGTTCTTGTGTTGCATTCCACTAATCAAATTAACTTCATTGAAGAACTCATCTACCCATTGCCTTGTATTATAGATTAATCTCTTAACTGCTACAGTTTTGCCATTTGGAAGAGTCCCCTTATACACAGAACCAGCTCCACCTTGTCCAATTTTCGTCGAGGGACTGAAATAATCTGTGGCTTTCTCAAGTGTTTCGTATTTGAAACTCACACTAGACTTGTGAAAACTGAAAGAACTCAGGCCAAGGTTACGCCGAgctagatgaaaaaaaaaaatcaacagaaataaaaatagttacaaCTATTTGCTTTTTCATTCTTCTCAACCTGGAAAATGTTGAAAACAGAAAGTAAAAATGCATGCATACCGGCTTTAATCTTAATTATTTTAGCATAGGCTGCATAGGCACCAAACAGAGCCAGCATTAAGAATGCTGCAACCGCTAGAACAATAGCTATAATTATTCCTTTTCTTCTTGAACTGCCTGAAACGCAAAGTAAAATGTAAAATACGTAAGAAAAAGTGATGAATTCTGTTTGGTTACTGAGAAAATTTCTGGTCTCACTCTTTCTGTTATCTGCTTCTGCCTCATCGTTATAGAACTTGTCAGTCGAATATCTCAGATAACACCCTGCGTTCATACTCCTCCCTTCTTTCTTAGGCACACACTTCTTGGCCTCCACACTAGCCTTATCCAAGCAAGCTCGGCAGCCCTCGGCACTGACTGTTTTCCAACACTGAGCCAAGGCGTAAACACCCTCTCCCGCCGCAACGCCGAACCCAGTACCGTTTGCAGCCGTGGCGGCCATTGTTGCGTTACCAATCACGAACCGAACCTCGGCTGCGAATTTCGACCTCGAAATCGAACCATCCAAGGGCGCAGATACTGAGCTGCAGTTGTAAGAATCACGAACTGGGTCGGTACTCTCGTTATAGAAGCTGTAATTATCGTACCTAAGAAAACAACCGTCGAGGTAAATTCGAGCCGAGACGGAAGGCAAGCAACGGGGGAGCCTGGTTCGACTGGCGGCGTAGCAGAGGAGACAATccatatttgataagtcttgaTGACATTGGGCTAATCCGTACATGGGCAGTAACGCATTTGTAGTGTTATCGAAATGAGTGGCCCAGTGACTTGTGTTGATGGCTTGAGCTAATCCCTCGAATTCTTTGACGAAAGTCGGAACCACGCTCACATTCGCCGGAGGTTTTCCGACGCCGCAGTAGAGACTGGCTTCGGTGATTCTGGGATCCGAGAGACATGGGCATGAGAGAAAAGAGATGATTATGGCGATCGAAACCAAGGAGATGAAATCCCATGTCCTGTTTTTCCCATTTGAATTCAAAACTTGCATGGTTCTCATCATCAATTTACTGGATAATGTAAGTTGCCAACAAGAACATCAAAACAGAGAGAgttaaaaaagaaacaaaagagagagaaagagtaaAACAAAAAAGCTGCCAAATTTGACTACAAATATTACTACTGATTCTTCTGATTgttttcttttatgttttttttttttttttgggtgtcTTATCACTGAACGTAAGTGAAAGCAACTGCATAGAAAAGCTAATTAAGGTGAagattataaaactaattacttGGATCACACTTCAAATTTCATATTCTTtactttgtttattattttagagagagaaagaagactTTAGTCTCTTTCTTTGCTGTATCAAAATTGACTAGTGTGATCTTTTGTAATTAATTGCACTAAAAATGTTgttcttttctttgtttctttctaGAATATATTATTACTATCGTTAGCTCACGTAGTTGGCATACCTGCTTCAACCCATAGTCTCTTTTGACTTCAATTTTTTACAAGTGTTTTTTCCATCAACTAAAGTTTTTTTAATAAGAATGAAACTTTTGTTATAAGTCGTTTTTTTAATGTTGAATTTTTCTTCCTttcaatttattatttgtttaatatTTTGGAAGCTCTCCTGTCTTTTTCTCCACGCATTAACATCGCGTATATATAGAAGGTCATATAGATAGAGCACTCCAAACAGTTTTCCTCATTGTtcccaaataaaataaataaatagaaaaagttgttctattttttaattttccctcaatattatttaaaaattacatatataaattttttttaatgtgtcATGGATTCAATCTTtcaccactttttttttttttttttttttcagatcaGTCACTCACTTAATATAACTCATTTATTTAGTAAATTTAGACTTTCAGAaacttatataatttatatttatgtgGAGCAATATATTCACACAGTGAGTAATAATTTATATCCATAGTAAATATTATATACTCATGTGCTAATATTTTATAGTTAAGTTAGACATCGTCTTATTATATACTATcactacaataaaatttatcaatATCCGCAATATTATTAGCGATGGAAAAAATTCGTCCCTAATAGTGATAGCATTAGTAGCGGAACCAGAATTCACCGCTAATtctacttatttatttttttttaaaaaaaaactattagcaGTAGACTTCGCCGctaatagtattagcggcgaGCCCCACcggtaataatattaaaaaaaaataatcgttAGAATTATTAACGGCAGGGCATTAACAGCGGTCCCACTGctaataattgtatatataccCAACCCTGACTTTCGGTACACTTAATATTTTTATCTCAAAatttactttaaaattaaataaaattataaaaataaaaaataaaatatttaaaaaattttataaattttgaaatatttttttataaattttgaaataataatattagttgTACCAATATAAATGTACTACGTGTACAAGAGTATACACATAAGTAGTCTATGTTGGCAGTTAACGGTAAAAAGTAGATGATACCTTAAATTTACTAACAGTTTAGTCGTTTGGATGATTTTATTTTACTACCAAAATTTAAGCTTGGAAGATTCCGTACAAATagactaataattaaaaataataaaaaaaatgactctttctgttataaatattaataattatgtggatgtccaaatcttttatttattaccatgaattgtaatcaacattcctcttttccttagtttccctttttcttagtttcttaatatctcactcttgtatttgtataaataggggttcaccccattggaataaacaactcagaaattctcattcactttctctttctctcttcatcttcttcttctttcttctcttctactttatattattttatattattttataacacgttatcagtacgagtctctgcccaagcttcaagcatgagtctctgcccaagtctcaatgtaagtatcttgttaaaattcttgaattgtttcaaagtcaaaatacactaaatatatatttatatatatacttctctgactgaaacaatttcaagaatcatttggtttcttttttctttttatctatatatcatatattatatatgtatgtatatatttttatatatttaatattgattatatatattatgttctcatcattcataatatttacaatatatgtgtgcctatgatatgatagagaaaatctacataaattatacatatatccaaaagattatgtattatcgataaattattgcatatatcctaaagattatgcatcatcgataaaatattgcatatatcctgaagattatgcatcatcgataaaatattgcatatatcctaaagattatgcatcatcgataaaaaattgtatatatcctgaagattatgcatcctcgataaaaaatattgcatatatcctgatgattatgcgtcctcaataaaatcttgcatatatcctaaagattatgcaaacgtaatattcattatatagttgatggatatataatgaaagagatgaatatatatttatatatatgttcttgtattctttgagaacaatgaaaagtaatcttaTATCGATAtacattttgacaaacatttcctgaagtaaatgttttatatttgtcaaaaaaaaaaatgattgtatttatgtgaatacaactaaagaatcattaaaaatgattattattgatgcaattttatagtgggttttgaatacctaaaaagaatattaagaaaattgcattgaaacatcaaagtataagaataacagtgagcatgactaatgttatttaaatacatgagacatgtatttattgttcatcattccctacagagaatgatacgaattgaattcaactacttttaaagattgtttgtattagtcatgttactatacattgttattacttgcaatgttggaaattattacatGTGACGTATATTAaagattatgcaaaaattgtattcatatattctttgaaatattgttaaagaaattgttgagtaatttctttttatatatgaacaagtaataaatttttaagaaatttataataatgttatacttgttcaacgtcatttcCCGAAGTGAAtgaaatgattttaaataatcaatggcattgtttgatactcaaatatttccagaagaaattggaaacaaccaaaagatgaaataccacacacaatcaaagtgcatgaaatctatatatcatgtgtgggattgaataatagtagtcgcgtacctgtagtacggacacacttataatcaagataaaagtatatttgattattgaataagtgtgaattgtacaaattgattgtacatttagaatatttaaatatcattccctgaagagaatgaatagacatgaaattctatttcaaagaatataaatttcacatatattggtaatgccagaagcaaattaaatatatgcatattttattatttcttgaaatcaatagtttcaaactattgttggtacatgatatgtaaatatatagttactatataattcagtttgcatattcccaaaagtggatatgtAATttgctaatatttgttagtgatccaatataatcaaagtgataaagaatcacaaaatgattagttgaaaagcttcctgaagaagtcttacatacaattgctactttgagtagtaaaatgtctttgtatgtacctagatgtgtaacttttatctagttatgaaagtgataataaataacttattatatgtacttgttgtacatttaaatatataatatatcaagtcatgataattagactgatgaatagtctaaataaattagacgacttgttaaaaagataccaggaaaaatgaatgatatattatggttatatctatttgaccattataacaacatgatgaagttgttatgtacattttatataatacacatcattaaattgatgatagtgattcctgaagaaatataaaatttgataaacataatagtgactcctgaagagtgtatatgttttggagaataatataattatattattcgtgtatataaaaatgaaacttgtaatgattatgttgtaatgaatttacattacattttgaaagtttcattgaaatacaaattatagtgaacctgaagttcatgaattgaattattttgacatgatcaatcatatgcaataaattgtcaaagaatttgactaaattttgttgaagaaccagaagattcttctcattgttatttataaggctcaaaagaagaatgtgcatatatttccacatagaaaatatttaaattatattttcttaacaatcttgagccattgttagatttttattgcatagtttcttatcgatgtgataagattatatgatcatgcatttacaaaatgtgtaaatttatgtatttctaattatacacgtatgactcattcttagaaatgaattaagttcataagtattgaacttgaaactgaagttattgaacctgaagttcaatgtcatataatatatatgagtttaaatagatattgattcattgtgatatattgaaatccctactggtgtattaatattattagatatcacaatttttaaaaattctctcgatcagggggagagaagcagttgggatcgatgataatttttgaaaatgatccttgcacaaagtatataagaacaatatagttcaaaatgatatataccaactgcaaatcaatattattcaaagttgagatagaatgagttgaaaacgcctgaagcgtaaatgaacaatgtagaaattattaataaatgttcatttgatttgccctgaagttgttaaatctagaggtactcatggagataccttaatgttataaagtattaaaatgataaccgtgatgaaaacggtactcgaaatgactcccaagagaagttagacataacacatttgatcataattgaatccctgaactGATTCTATAtagtacctataaatgataaacatatttgaaaaatatgtaatttaaagagatctctataagttatgtcaatatgggaggaaattatcatttattgaaatttttgtcgacaataaatattgaatgtttgcatatgcaataaattaacatgagatagcaaggatcatggtattagatttgtcgagaatcatcgacatacattttgatttttggccaaaatattatgacgcaatccaggcaaatttactcacataaagtgaagtaagacctgtagggtgtgcaaataaatatttctaatgagaaatttgcatatatgtatttgtacataatgaattgttgtacaaagcttgcatagacatgagattgattgaagtaaggcttaaatattaagaaaatataatcatgatttgattatagcctggaatatattttatgaggatttataagcgtcacataaatgttgcaacaaaaggttatttatttggagctcctaatatagtgagaatttgaaataagcttatctaaaaattctagaagaatttaatacatgtcttaagtgatataaattcaaagtcgcgcgcactatatgacaaagatctttgtatgaaataaagacatgtaagtaaattattatttgaaaaatacctatggttgtctatgcaatataaatacgtaaattatacgttgtgatagactcttgaagagtttttgattaattgaagaacaaacttttatttcttttgtatttcgagaaatattaatgtataaagtttgttcattagta includes:
- the LOC115699626 gene encoding cysteine-rich receptor-like protein kinase 42; the encoded protein is MMRTMQVLNSNGKNRTWDFISLVSIAIIISFLSCPCLSDPRITEASLYCGVGKPPANVSVVPTFVKEFEGLAQAINTSHWATHFDNTTNALLPMYGLAQCHQDLSNMDCLLCYAASRTRLPRCLPSVSARIYLDGCFLRYDNYSFYNESTDPVRDSYNCSSVSAPLDGSISRSKFAAEVRFVIGNATMAATAANGTGFGVAAGEGVYALAQCWKTVSAEGCRACLDKASVEAKKCVPKKEGRSMNAGCYLRYSTDKFYNDEAEADNRKSSSRRKGIIIAIVLAVAAFLMLALFGAYAAYAKIIKIKAARRNLGLSSFSFHKSSVSFKYETLEKATDYFSPSTKIGQGGAGSVYKGTLPNGKTVAVKRLIYNTRQWVDEFFNEVNLISGMQHKNLVKLLGCSIEGPESLLVYEYVPNRSLDHFLFEKNKVQILNWKQKFNIIVGTAEGLAYLHGGSNLRIIHRDIKSSNVLLDENLTPKVADFGLVRCFGADKTHLSTGIAGTLGYMAPEYLVRGQLTEKADVYSYGVLVLEIVCGRRNCAFTQDSGSLLQTVWKLYKSDKLAEAVDPSTKGEIPAKEVAKVLQIGLLCTQASASFRPSMTEVVSMLTNKEKEIPAPNQPPFLNATALNPTSFTGSYSSQSLVSNSTPITRVEASYTSTEISSSNSSEGQTRI